A single window of Jiangella alkaliphila DNA harbors:
- the ribH gene encoding 6,7-dimethyl-8-ribityllumazine synthase has product MSGQGAPQLQVGKVGDLRVAVVASLWHQQVMDGLVAGAQRALDEAGVHDPLILRVPGSFELPVVAARLARANYEAVVALGVVVRGETPHFDYVCQAATDGLTRVAVDTGVPIGFGVLTCDDEEQALARAGLPGSKEDKGYDATQAALATVVALRNCYA; this is encoded by the coding sequence ATGAGTGGTCAGGGCGCGCCCCAGTTGCAAGTGGGCAAGGTGGGCGACCTCCGGGTCGCGGTCGTCGCGTCGCTGTGGCACCAGCAGGTCATGGACGGGCTGGTCGCCGGGGCGCAGCGCGCGCTGGACGAGGCCGGGGTGCACGACCCGCTGATCCTGCGGGTGCCGGGCTCCTTCGAGCTGCCGGTGGTCGCGGCGCGGCTGGCCAGGGCGAACTACGAGGCGGTCGTCGCGCTCGGGGTCGTGGTGCGGGGCGAGACGCCGCACTTCGACTACGTCTGCCAGGCCGCGACCGACGGGCTGACCAGGGTCGCGGTCGACACCGGGGTGCCGATCGGCTTCGGCGTCCTGACCTGCGACGACGAGGAGCAGGCGCTGGCCCGCGCGGGGCTGCCCGGGTCCAAGGAGGACAAGGGGTACGACGCGACGCAGGCCGCGCTGGCCACGGTCGTGGCGCTGCGCAACTGCTACGCGTAG
- a CDS encoding phosphoribosyl-ATP diphosphatase: MKSFEDLWVELSAKVESGAPGSGTVEAVRHGVHHVGKKVVEEAAEAWMAAEHESTERAAEEISQLLYHVQVLMLARGITLADVYSKL, from the coding sequence GTGAAGAGTTTCGAGGACCTCTGGGTCGAGCTGTCGGCGAAGGTGGAGTCCGGTGCGCCCGGCTCCGGAACCGTCGAGGCGGTCCGCCATGGGGTCCATCACGTCGGCAAGAAGGTCGTGGAAGAGGCCGCCGAGGCATGGATGGCGGCCGAGCACGAGAGCACCGAGCGGGCGGCTGAGGAGATCTCCCAGCTGCTCTACCACGTGCAGGTGCTCATGCTGGCCCGCGGCATCACCCTCGCCGACGTCTACAGCAAACTCTGA
- the hisG gene encoding ATP phosphoribosyltransferase, with amino-acid sequence MTLRIAVPNKGSLSGPAAEMMREAGYRQRADGGRELVLRDPDNDVEFFYLRPRDIAVYVGAGTVDAGITGRDLLLDSGASAEELLALGFGGSTFHFAARPGTAEKVSDFAGLRVATSYAGLLRDYLAERGVDASVVRLDGAVETAVQLGVADVIADVVETGTTLRQAGLEILGEPILRSEAVLIARADDERPAAIDLLLRRLNGVMVARGYVMMDYDIRADRVDEASALTPGLESPTVSPLHREGWVAVRAMVPRADAQRVMDDLWAVGARAILVTEILACRI; translated from the coding sequence ATGACGCTTCGCATCGCCGTGCCCAACAAGGGCTCGTTGTCCGGCCCGGCCGCCGAGATGATGCGCGAGGCCGGCTACCGGCAGCGCGCCGACGGCGGCCGTGAGCTGGTGCTGCGCGACCCCGACAACGACGTCGAGTTCTTCTACCTGCGCCCGCGCGACATCGCCGTCTACGTCGGCGCCGGCACGGTCGACGCCGGCATCACGGGGCGCGACCTGCTGCTCGACTCCGGCGCGTCGGCCGAGGAGCTGCTGGCGCTCGGCTTCGGCGGCTCGACGTTCCACTTCGCGGCGCGGCCCGGCACCGCCGAGAAGGTGTCCGACTTCGCCGGCCTGCGGGTCGCGACGTCCTACGCCGGCCTGCTCCGCGACTACCTGGCCGAACGCGGCGTCGACGCGTCGGTGGTGCGGCTCGACGGCGCCGTCGAGACAGCCGTCCAGCTGGGCGTCGCCGACGTCATCGCCGACGTCGTCGAGACCGGCACGACGCTGCGTCAGGCCGGCCTGGAGATCCTCGGCGAGCCGATCCTGCGGTCCGAGGCGGTGCTCATCGCCCGCGCCGACGACGAGCGCCCGGCCGCCATCGACCTGCTGCTGCGCCGGCTCAACGGCGTCATGGTCGCCCGCGGCTACGTGATGATGGACTACGACATCCGCGCCGACCGCGTCGACGAGGCCAGCGCGCTCACGCCGGGGCTGGAGTCGCCGACGGTGTCGCCGCTGCACCGCGAGGGCTGGGTCGCCGTCCGGGCCATGGTGCCGCGGGCCGACGCGCAGCGCGTGATGGACGACCTGTGGGCGGTCGGCGCGCGGGCCATCCTGGTCACCGAGATCCTGGCCTGCCGCATCTGA
- a CDS encoding SigE family RNA polymerase sigma factor: MPAIDEGPYGEYVAARRRALLRTAFLLTGDWHAAEDLVQETLTKLYVSWRRIRRRDDLDGYARKTLLNAYIDSTRRPWRREHAVDTVPDGTGVGDPAEGSDPQARNRLLTALAAVPPRQRAVLVLRFWEDLSVEQVAGLLGCSTGNVKSQSSRGLDKLRELLGPQEFAMVEEQR; encoded by the coding sequence ATGCCGGCGATCGACGAGGGCCCGTACGGCGAGTACGTTGCGGCCCGTCGGCGCGCACTGTTGCGAACCGCGTTCCTGCTGACGGGCGACTGGCACGCCGCGGAGGATCTGGTCCAGGAGACGCTGACCAAACTGTACGTCTCCTGGCGCCGGATCCGCCGCCGCGACGACCTCGACGGATATGCGCGCAAGACGCTGCTCAACGCCTACATCGACAGCACCCGCCGGCCCTGGCGGCGCGAGCACGCCGTCGACACCGTCCCGGACGGCACCGGAGTGGGCGACCCCGCGGAAGGGTCCGATCCGCAGGCCCGGAACAGGCTGCTGACGGCGCTGGCCGCCGTACCGCCACGGCAGCGGGCCGTCCTCGTGCTGCGGTTCTGGGAGGACCTCTCGGTGGAGCAGGTCGCCGGCTTGCTCGGCTGCAGCACCGGCAACGTCAAGAGCCAGTCCTCGCGCGGCCTGGACAAGTTGCGCGAGTTGCTCGGGCCCCAGGAGTTCGCGATGGTCGAGGAGCAGCGATGA
- a CDS encoding MOSC domain-containing protein: MRVVELNIYPVKSTRGRAQTSAEVELWGLADDRRWMVVDDAGYVVTARVRPALLGVTVTPLERGRIRLESAHAAPLEVDATAAREYVPVQIWKNTLDAVRPSAAADAWFGKLLDQDVRLVWLDDPTRRPVNPAYGLPADRVSFADAYPLLLTTTGSLDRLNDWIVEEALLRGEEPPAEPLPMRRFRPSVVVDSADPFAEDTWCKLRIGDVAFRAVKLCDRCVLTTVHPDTQQRGKEPLRTLARHRRWDGKVWFGMNLVPDGTGRISLGDDVRVTAG, translated from the coding sequence GTGCGCGTCGTCGAGCTGAACATCTACCCCGTCAAGTCGACCCGGGGCCGGGCTCAGACGTCCGCCGAGGTCGAGCTCTGGGGGCTGGCCGACGACCGCCGCTGGATGGTCGTCGACGACGCCGGCTACGTCGTCACCGCGCGGGTCCGGCCGGCGCTGCTCGGCGTCACCGTCACTCCGCTGGAGCGCGGCCGCATCCGGCTGGAGAGCGCGCACGCAGCGCCGCTCGAGGTCGACGCGACGGCCGCGCGCGAGTACGTCCCGGTGCAGATCTGGAAGAACACCCTGGACGCCGTCCGGCCCAGCGCGGCCGCCGACGCCTGGTTCGGCAAGCTGCTCGACCAGGACGTCCGCCTCGTCTGGCTCGACGACCCCACCCGCCGGCCGGTCAACCCCGCCTACGGCCTGCCCGCCGACCGCGTCTCCTTCGCCGACGCGTATCCGCTGCTGCTCACCACCACGGGGTCGCTGGACCGGCTCAACGACTGGATCGTCGAGGAGGCGCTGCTGCGCGGCGAGGAGCCGCCGGCCGAGCCACTGCCGATGCGCCGGTTCCGTCCCAGCGTCGTCGTCGACAGCGCCGACCCGTTCGCCGAGGACACCTGGTGCAAGCTGCGCATCGGCGACGTCGCGTTCCGCGCGGTCAAGCTGTGCGACCGCTGCGTCCTCACCACGGTCCACCCCGACACGCAGCAGCGCGGCAAGGAGCCGCTGCGCACCCTGGCCCGGCACCGCCGCTGGGACGGCAAGGTGTGGTTCGGCATGAACCTCGTCCCCGACGGCACCGGCCGCATCTCCCTCGGCGACGACGTCCGGGTCACCGCCGGCTGA
- a CDS encoding nucleoside/nucleotide kinase family protein: MLFSYDALAARIRAAAPRAGSTTVVAVDGPAGSGKTTLAARLASRLDDAPVVHMDDLYPGWDGLAQAAAAVASQVLAPLAEGRPARYRRWDWHADRWAGWVDVPAAPILVVEGCGSGSTPGAPYLALLLWVEAPHDVRMARGLDRDGDAFRPHWERWARQEDALFAAERTRDRADLRIDTASPVPHDPLRDVVAETEEEPGSDLGPGAPGRPAVRGGRRPPRHRRCQPPSQGDRG, encoded by the coding sequence GTGCTCTTCAGCTACGACGCCCTGGCGGCTCGGATCCGCGCCGCCGCGCCCCGGGCCGGTTCGACGACCGTGGTCGCCGTCGACGGGCCTGCGGGTTCGGGGAAGACGACGCTGGCCGCGCGGCTCGCGTCGCGGCTGGACGACGCCCCGGTCGTGCACATGGACGACCTCTACCCGGGCTGGGACGGGCTCGCGCAGGCCGCCGCCGCCGTCGCGTCGCAGGTGCTGGCGCCGCTGGCCGAGGGCCGGCCGGCGCGGTACCGGCGGTGGGACTGGCACGCCGACCGCTGGGCCGGCTGGGTGGACGTCCCGGCCGCGCCGATCCTCGTCGTCGAGGGGTGTGGCAGCGGTTCGACGCCCGGAGCGCCGTACCTCGCGCTGCTGCTGTGGGTCGAGGCGCCGCACGACGTGCGTATGGCTCGCGGTCTCGACCGCGACGGCGACGCGTTCCGGCCGCACTGGGAGCGCTGGGCCCGTCAGGAGGACGCCCTGTTCGCCGCCGAGCGCACCCGCGACCGCGCCGACCTGCGCATCGACACCGCGTCGCCCGTCCCGCACGATCCCCTACGGGACGTGGTCGCCGAAACGGAGGAGGAGCCGGGCTCCGATCTCGGCCCAGGAGCGCCGGGCAGACCGGCGGTGAGAGGGGGCCGGAGGCCTCCTCGACATCGTCGGTGCCAGCCGCCGAGCCAGGGTGACCGTGGCTAG
- a CDS encoding amino acid deaminase/aldolase, producing the protein MPDVPPPPATPEPAPPVASSRADLRHRLNTATAGFEAPLAAIDLEAWDVNAADLVRRAAGKPIRVASKSLRSRALLRDVLGRDGFHGVLALTLSEALWLVGTELSSDVVVGYPTADRRGLARLAGDDELAAGITLMVDDVAQLDLVDAVAPSDGRVEIRVCLDLDLSWRPMGGRLRVGAKRSPLHSVDDLVRLAHAVQSRPGFRLVGVMGYESQIAGVQDAPPGRGWRGRMVRSMQKRSWAELSERRVAAVEAVRRIAELEFVNGGGSGSVERTASDVSITEVTAGSGLLAPRLFDGYTSFSPRPAAFFAVPVVRRPGPGIVTVAGGGYIASGAAGDDRLPVPWLPEGLTLDKDEGAGEAQTPLLGSPADDLAIGDRVWFRHAKAGELSERFDQYYLVRGERLVDTIATYRGDGKTFL; encoded by the coding sequence GTGCCCGACGTCCCGCCGCCTCCCGCCACCCCGGAGCCGGCGCCGCCGGTCGCCAGCTCGCGCGCCGACCTGCGGCATCGGCTCAACACGGCCACGGCCGGGTTCGAGGCGCCGCTCGCCGCCATCGACCTCGAGGCGTGGGACGTCAACGCCGCCGACCTGGTCAGGCGCGCGGCCGGCAAGCCCATCCGCGTCGCCAGCAAGTCGCTGCGCAGCCGGGCGCTGCTGCGCGACGTGCTGGGCCGCGACGGCTTCCACGGCGTGCTGGCGCTGACGCTGTCCGAGGCGCTGTGGCTGGTGGGCACCGAGCTCAGCTCCGACGTCGTCGTCGGCTATCCCACCGCCGACCGCCGCGGCCTGGCCCGGCTGGCCGGCGACGACGAGCTGGCCGCCGGCATCACGCTGATGGTCGACGACGTCGCCCAGCTCGACCTCGTCGACGCGGTGGCGCCGTCCGACGGCCGGGTCGAGATCCGCGTCTGCCTCGACCTCGACCTGTCCTGGCGGCCGATGGGCGGCCGGCTGCGGGTCGGCGCGAAGCGGTCGCCGCTGCACTCCGTCGACGACCTCGTCCGGCTCGCGCACGCGGTGCAGTCGCGGCCGGGGTTCCGGCTGGTCGGCGTCATGGGCTACGAGTCGCAGATCGCCGGTGTCCAGGACGCCCCGCCCGGGCGCGGCTGGCGCGGCCGCATGGTGCGCTCCATGCAGAAGCGGTCGTGGGCGGAGCTGTCCGAACGGCGCGTCGCGGCCGTCGAGGCGGTCCGCCGCATCGCCGAGCTCGAGTTCGTCAACGGCGGCGGCAGCGGGTCGGTCGAGCGCACGGCGTCCGACGTGTCGATCACGGAGGTGACGGCCGGGTCCGGGCTGCTGGCGCCGCGGCTGTTCGACGGCTACACGAGCTTCTCGCCGCGGCCGGCGGCGTTCTTCGCGGTGCCGGTCGTGCGCCGGCCCGGCCCGGGCATCGTCACCGTCGCGGGCGGCGGCTACATCGCCAGCGGCGCCGCCGGCGACGACCGCCTGCCGGTGCCGTGGCTGCCCGAGGGCCTCACCCTCGACAAGGACGAGGGCGCCGGCGAGGCGCAGACCCCGCTGCTCGGCTCCCCCGCCGACGACCTCGCCATCGGCGACCGCGTCTGGTTCCGGCACGCCAAGGCCGGCGAGCTGTCCGAGCGGTTCGACCAGTACTACCTGGTGCGCGGCGAGCGGCTGGTCGACACCATCGCCACCTACCGCGGAGACGGCAAGACATTCCTCTAG
- a CDS encoding SixA phosphatase family protein yields the protein MARTLVLIRHAKAEHLHDRGDRDDHGRALAGQGRRDAPAIGRWLRAQEVPVQVAVVSSAQRTQQTYRLLAAELPGAPDPVVTDDVYYASAGDLLEIIRALPAEAESALVVGHNPSIGMLANALDDGGSAVEDTTRMRAGFPTASAAVFTVDGDWTAVDPGALRLVGYTVARG from the coding sequence ATGGCGAGGACCCTCGTGCTGATCCGGCACGCCAAGGCCGAGCACCTGCATGACCGCGGCGACCGCGACGACCACGGCCGCGCGCTGGCCGGCCAGGGCCGCCGCGACGCGCCGGCAATCGGCCGCTGGCTGCGGGCGCAGGAGGTGCCGGTGCAGGTGGCGGTGGTGTCGAGCGCCCAGCGGACGCAGCAGACGTACCGACTGCTGGCCGCCGAGCTGCCCGGTGCGCCGGACCCGGTCGTCACCGACGACGTCTACTACGCGTCGGCCGGCGACCTGCTCGAGATCATCCGGGCGCTGCCCGCGGAGGCGGAGTCGGCGCTGGTCGTCGGGCACAACCCGAGCATCGGCATGCTGGCCAACGCGCTCGACGACGGCGGCTCGGCGGTCGAGGACACCACGCGTATGCGGGCCGGCTTCCCGACCGCGTCGGCCGCGGTGTTCACCGTCGACGGCGACTGGACGGCGGTCGACCCGGGCGCGCTCCGGCTGGTCGGCTACACCGTCGCCCGGGGATGA
- the serB gene encoding phosphoserine phosphatase SerB, with protein sequence MSLPPEPPATTLLVTLTGRDRPGLTAQLFAALSAHDVEVLDVEQVTVRGRLVLAVLLNPSPAASDDVLRRSLTSLGEQLGVEVELEPGRGDRRRPPGRAHITVLGFPLRPGAVAALTDAVAKAGANIDRIVRLASYPVTSIEFEVSGADPARLRADLAAVALAEGADVAVQPSGLLRRAKRLVVMDVDSTLVQGEVIEMLAEKAGVLDQVASVTSRAMAGELDFAASLRERVRLLAGLPASAVAEVRAAVELTPGARTLVRTLKRLDYKCAIVSGGFSQITDPLADELGIDYAAANTLEIAGDVLTGGLVGPILDRPGKAAALARFAAAEGIPLSQTIAVGDGANDLDMIAAAGLGVAFNAKPIVRSAADTAVSVPYLDAILYLLGISRDDIEAADAADGTPTPAPPVR encoded by the coding sequence ATGAGCCTGCCACCGGAACCCCCCGCCACCACCCTGCTGGTCACCCTCACCGGGCGCGACCGGCCGGGCCTGACCGCGCAGCTGTTCGCGGCGCTGTCCGCACACGACGTCGAGGTGCTCGACGTCGAACAGGTCACCGTCCGCGGCCGGCTGGTGCTGGCGGTGCTGCTGAACCCGTCGCCCGCCGCCTCCGACGACGTGCTGCGCCGGTCGCTGACGTCGCTGGGCGAGCAGCTCGGCGTCGAGGTCGAGCTGGAGCCCGGGCGCGGCGACCGCCGCCGTCCGCCGGGGCGGGCGCACATCACCGTCCTCGGCTTCCCACTGCGGCCCGGCGCCGTCGCCGCCCTGACCGACGCGGTCGCGAAGGCCGGCGCGAACATCGACCGCATCGTGCGGCTGGCGTCGTACCCGGTCACGTCGATCGAGTTCGAGGTGTCCGGCGCCGACCCCGCCCGGCTGCGGGCCGACCTCGCCGCCGTCGCGCTGGCCGAGGGCGCCGACGTCGCCGTCCAGCCGTCCGGGCTGCTGCGCCGGGCCAAGCGGCTGGTCGTCATGGACGTCGACTCCACGCTCGTGCAGGGCGAGGTGATCGAGATGCTGGCCGAGAAGGCCGGGGTGCTCGACCAGGTCGCGTCGGTGACGTCGCGGGCGATGGCCGGCGAGCTGGACTTCGCGGCGTCGCTGCGCGAGCGGGTCCGGCTGCTCGCCGGGCTGCCCGCGTCGGCCGTCGCCGAGGTGCGCGCGGCGGTCGAGCTGACCCCCGGCGCGCGGACGCTGGTGCGCACGCTGAAGCGCCTGGACTACAAGTGCGCGATCGTCAGCGGCGGGTTCTCGCAGATCACCGACCCGCTGGCCGACGAACTCGGCATCGACTACGCCGCCGCCAACACGCTGGAGATCGCCGGCGACGTGCTGACGGGCGGGCTGGTCGGTCCGATCCTGGACCGGCCGGGCAAGGCCGCCGCGCTGGCCCGGTTCGCCGCCGCCGAGGGCATCCCGCTGTCGCAGACCATCGCGGTCGGCGACGGCGCCAACGACCTCGACATGATCGCCGCCGCCGGGCTGGGCGTCGCGTTCAACGCCAAGCCGATCGTCCGCAGCGCCGCCGACACCGCCGTCAGCGTCCCGTACCTCGACGCGATCCTCTACCTGCTCGGTATCAGCCGCGACGACATCGAGGCCGCCGACGCCGCCGACGGCACCCCGACGCCCGCCCCGCCGGTGCGCTGA
- a CDS encoding ABC transporter ATP-binding protein translates to MSDVLELADVTLVRSGSRLLDEVTWAVADGERWVILGPNGAGKTTLLQIAAAQMHPTSGYAAVLGEMMGAVDVFELRPRIGITSAALAERIPRQESVLDVVRTAAYGVVGRWRESYENLDDDRAGWLLRRMGIGHLAGRTFGTLSEGERKRTQLARALMADPELLLLDEPTAGLDLGGRETLVATLGEIAADPDSPATVLVTHHVEEIPPGFTHALLLSGGRVVAAGPVTETLTDEHLSTAFGLPLRVRHEDGRWSARAVVAARDGVPAP, encoded by the coding sequence ATGTCCGATGTGCTGGAACTTGCCGACGTCACGCTCGTGCGCTCGGGCAGCCGCCTGCTCGACGAAGTCACCTGGGCCGTGGCCGACGGCGAGCGCTGGGTGATCCTCGGGCCGAACGGTGCCGGCAAGACCACCCTGCTGCAGATCGCCGCCGCGCAGATGCACCCGACCAGCGGCTACGCCGCCGTGCTCGGCGAGATGATGGGCGCCGTCGACGTGTTCGAGCTGCGCCCGCGCATCGGCATCACCAGCGCCGCGCTGGCCGAGCGCATCCCGCGGCAGGAGTCCGTGCTCGACGTCGTGCGGACGGCCGCGTACGGCGTCGTCGGCCGGTGGCGCGAGTCGTACGAGAACCTCGACGACGACCGCGCCGGCTGGCTGCTGCGGCGCATGGGCATCGGGCACCTCGCCGGCCGGACGTTCGGCACGCTGTCCGAGGGCGAGCGCAAGCGCACCCAGCTGGCCCGGGCGCTGATGGCCGACCCCGAGCTGCTGCTGCTCGACGAGCCCACCGCCGGCCTCGACCTCGGCGGCCGCGAGACGCTGGTCGCGACGCTCGGCGAGATCGCCGCCGACCCCGACTCGCCCGCCACCGTGCTCGTCACCCACCACGTCGAGGAGATCCCGCCCGGGTTCACCCACGCGCTGCTGCTCTCGGGCGGCCGCGTCGTGGCCGCCGGGCCCGTCACCGAGACGCTCACCGACGAGCACCTGAGCACCGCGTTCGGGCTGCCGCTGCGGGTGCGGCACGAGGACGGACGGTGGTCGGCGCGGGCCGTCGTAGCGGCGCGCGACGGCGTCCCCGCACCGTAG
- a CDS encoding NfeD family protein: MQDFLDWLGDHDWVAWLGLAFLLGIVETTTVDLIFLMLAGGALAGALAAAVGIDALWLQLLIASAVSVALLGFVRPVAKRHLRTSSNTRTGAAALVGRKGVVVETVDSERGLIKLAGEVWTARSYDGTSVIEAGRDVDVIEIQGATALVFEADSR; this comes from the coding sequence ATGCAGGATTTCCTCGACTGGCTCGGCGACCACGACTGGGTCGCCTGGCTCGGCCTGGCGTTCCTGCTCGGCATCGTCGAGACCACCACCGTCGACCTCATCTTCCTCATGCTGGCCGGCGGCGCCCTGGCCGGCGCGCTGGCGGCGGCCGTCGGCATCGACGCCCTGTGGCTGCAGCTGCTCATCGCCTCCGCCGTCAGCGTGGCGCTGCTCGGGTTCGTCCGGCCGGTCGCCAAGCGGCACCTGCGCACCAGTAGCAACACCCGCACGGGCGCCGCGGCGCTGGTCGGCCGCAAGGGCGTGGTCGTCGAGACGGTCGACTCCGAGCGCGGTCTCATCAAGCTGGCCGGCGAGGTCTGGACCGCCCGCAGCTACGACGGCACGTCGGTCATCGAGGCCGGCCGCGATGTCGACGTCATCGAGATCCAGGGGGCGACGGCGCTCGTGTTCGAGGCCGACTCGCGGTAA
- a CDS encoding sulfite exporter TauE/SafE family protein — protein MSLLDVVAIVAAGFAAGAINVVVGSGTMITFPTLLALGYPPVVANVSNTVGLVPGSLVGAWGYREELRGQRGRVLRYGLAAVVGGSGGAVLLLALPPGAFEAIVPVLIVLACVLVAAQPWISRRLKDRPPGREHGGPVVWLLVLLTAVYGGYFGAAQGVLLLAVLGLALSDSLQRLNAVKNVQAGLVNLVAGLVFMVVADVDWAVAGLIALGSAAGGLLGAQVGRRLSPLVLRVVVVVVGVTAVVVLVLR, from the coding sequence GTGAGCCTGCTCGACGTCGTCGCGATCGTCGCGGCCGGGTTCGCCGCGGGTGCGATCAACGTCGTCGTCGGGTCAGGCACGATGATCACGTTCCCGACGCTGCTGGCGCTGGGCTATCCACCCGTGGTGGCCAACGTGTCCAACACCGTCGGGCTGGTGCCGGGCTCCCTGGTGGGGGCCTGGGGCTATCGCGAGGAACTGCGCGGCCAGCGCGGCCGGGTGCTCCGGTACGGGCTGGCCGCGGTCGTCGGCGGCAGCGGCGGCGCGGTGCTGCTGCTGGCGCTGCCGCCGGGCGCGTTCGAGGCGATCGTGCCGGTGCTGATCGTCCTGGCCTGTGTGCTGGTGGCCGCGCAGCCGTGGATCTCGCGACGGCTCAAGGACCGGCCGCCCGGGCGCGAGCACGGCGGACCGGTGGTCTGGCTGCTGGTGCTGCTGACCGCCGTCTACGGCGGCTACTTCGGCGCCGCGCAGGGCGTGCTGCTGCTCGCCGTCCTCGGGCTGGCGCTGTCCGACTCGCTGCAGCGGCTGAACGCCGTCAAGAACGTGCAGGCCGGGCTGGTGAACCTGGTCGCCGGGCTGGTGTTCATGGTGGTCGCCGATGTCGACTGGGCGGTCGCCGGGCTGATCGCGCTCGGCTCCGCGGCCGGCGGGCTGCTCGGCGCCCAGGTCGGCCGGCGGCTGTCGCCGCTGGTGCTGCGGGTGGTCGTCGTCGTGGTGGGTGTGACCGCCGTCGTCGTGCTGGTGCTGCGGTGA
- a CDS encoding TrmH family RNA methyltransferase encodes MALRDVQLRTSLEAEHGLFLAEGEKVVRRAIAAGYRPRSFLMAQRWVDALSDVLAAAGDVPVYVAPEPVIEGVTGFHVHRGALASLHRRPLPPVEDVLAAAARVVVLEDLVDHTNVGAIFRCAAALGWDAVLLGPRCADPLYRRAVKVSMGTVFSVPYTRVEEWYDAPGALAAAGFETLALTPADDAVDLADVAPAERTALLVGGEGHGLSARWMAAADRRVRIPMEAGVDSLNVAAATAVACYALRYPR; translated from the coding sequence ATGGCGCTGCGCGACGTCCAGCTGCGGACGTCGCTGGAGGCCGAGCACGGGCTGTTCCTGGCCGAGGGCGAGAAGGTGGTCCGCCGGGCGATCGCCGCGGGCTACCGGCCGCGCTCGTTCCTGATGGCGCAGCGCTGGGTCGACGCGTTGTCCGACGTCCTCGCCGCCGCCGGCGACGTCCCCGTCTACGTCGCGCCGGAGCCGGTCATCGAGGGCGTGACCGGCTTCCACGTGCACCGCGGCGCGCTGGCGTCGCTGCACCGCCGGCCGCTGCCGCCGGTGGAGGACGTGCTGGCCGCGGCGGCACGCGTCGTCGTGCTGGAGGACCTCGTCGACCACACCAACGTCGGTGCGATCTTCCGCTGCGCGGCGGCGCTGGGCTGGGACGCCGTCCTGCTGGGGCCGCGCTGCGCGGACCCGCTGTACCGGCGCGCCGTCAAGGTCTCGATGGGCACGGTGTTCTCCGTGCCGTACACGCGGGTGGAGGAGTGGTACGACGCGCCCGGCGCGCTGGCGGCGGCCGGGTTCGAGACGCTGGCGCTCACCCCGGCCGACGACGCCGTCGACCTCGCCGACGTCGCTCCGGCGGAGCGGACCGCGCTGCTGGTCGGCGGCGAGGGACACGGGCTGTCCGCGCGCTGGATGGCTGCGGCGGACCGGCGCGTGCGCATCCCGATGGAGGCCGGAGTCGACAGTCTCAATGTGGCTGCGGCGACCGCTGTGGCCTGTTATGCCCTGCGTTACCCCCGGTAG